One window from the genome of Pyrus communis chromosome 16, drPyrComm1.1, whole genome shotgun sequence encodes:
- the LOC137720414 gene encoding uncharacterized protein: MTQSQDDPGFYLPSHFLTDDVVLHNNMDDSNSFRGNCLEPRARFPTEFPYESDSSDSNWALSSPVESVVGSSETEGGSSSDEEDFLAGLTRRLGQSSLQPAHQTQKLSVPEEKPEWVMSGSPQSILSGVGSWSSNGSPTGPSSQVPSPPTTPFGAQDDTWELIYAAAGQVARLKMTNSLGGATEFSGNHGRRGLMGPPRIPSPPQHSAPGLCSNRSFPQFHHVRQENQVNHLPWSAQPQQQPQQQHQQIQTRGRNTAGYERCGHGVNLPQSAWPPLQVQHHHQHHHQNQQGQHHNNAAVRPVLPNGSNIKRECAGTGVFLPRRYTNPAPPEPRKKPGSPTVLLPAKVVHALNLSFKDMNRHAPPRFNAALTPDHEALAARRYALLAQQRLELRAAAEGPVNLELRLPQEWTY, encoded by the exons ATGACTCAGTCCCAGGACGATCCCGGGTTCTATCTCCCCTCCCACTTCCTCACGGACGACGTCGTGCTCCACAACAACATGGACGACAGCAACAGCTTCCGCGGAAACTGTCTCGAACCCCGCGCCAGATTCCCCACCGAGTTCCCGTACGAGTCCGACTCGTCCGACTCCAACTGGGCCCTGAGTTCCCCTGTCGAGTCCGTGGTGGGCTCCTCCGAGACCGAGGGCGGCAGCAGCAGCGACGAGGAGGACTTCCTCGCCGGCCTGACTCGCCGCCTTGGCCAGTCCTCGCTGCAGCCGGCTCACCAGACCCAGAAGCTATCCGTCCCCGAAGAGAAACCCGAG TGGGTCATGTCCGGGTCTCCCCAGTCAATTCTGAGCGGAGTCGGGAGCTGGTCGAGCAACGGAAGCCCGACGGGCCCGTCTTCCCAGGTGCCGTCGCCACCGACGACGCCGTTTGGAGCTCAGGACGACACCTGGGAGCTGATTTACGCTGCAGCGGGGCAGGTTGCGCGGTTGAAGATGACTAACAGCCTTGGTGGAGCAACTGAGTTCAGCGGCAACCACGGCCGCCGCGGACTTATGGGTCCACCTCGGATCCCCAGTCCTCCCCAACACTCTGCTCCCGGTCTCTGCTCCAACCGGAGCTTCCCTCAG TTTCACCATGTGAGGCAGGAGAACCAAGTAAATCATCTTCCTTGGTCAGCTCAGCCACAGCAGCAACCTCAGCAGCAGCACCAGCAGATCCAAACCAGAGGAAGAAACACTGCAGGTTACGAGAGATGCGGGCATGGTGTTAATTTGCCCCAATCAGCATGGCCGCCGCTGCAAGTCCAACACCACCACCAGCACCACCATCAAAATCAACAGGGACAGCACCACAATAACGCCGCCGTGCGTCCCGTTTTGCCTAACGGTTCCAACATCAAGAGGGAATGCGCTGGCACCGGCGTTTTCTTGCCTCGCAGATATACAAACCCTGCCCCTCCTGAACCTCGCAAGAAACCAG GCAGTCCAACTGTTCTACTGCCGGCCAAGGTTGTTCACGCACTGAACCTGAGCTTCAAGGACATGAACCGCCACGCTCCGCCGCGTTTCAACGCCGCTTTGACGCCAGACCACG AGGCACTGGCGGCACGAAGATACGCACTCCTGGCTCAGCAAAGACTTGAATTAAGGGCAGCGGCCGAGGGGCCGGTAAATCTTGAACTGCGCCTCCCCCAGGAGTGGACCTACTGA
- the LOC137720661 gene encoding guanylyl cyclase 1-like isoform X2, translating into MWPSYFLFNKIVKTEDKDVSDGELSCMVEPYPCEQPLPCSHFVEVPHINQQDSWDCGLACVLMVFRTIGIDNCDIQTLAQLCGTTSIWTVDLAFLLQKFSISFCYYTVTVGANPSYSGEKFYKEQLPNDLERVNNLFQKALEGGMSIQRRSISREEICFSILSRKYIAIVLVDQYKLRSRLDDVFVSDFCGSNSGYTGHYVVICGYDTTTDEFEIRDPACSRKNERISSTCLEEARKSFGTDEDLLLISLKKSGKQNRPAIQQ; encoded by the exons ATGTGGCCTTCGTATTTTTTATTCAACAAGATTGTTAAGACAGAAGATAAAGATGTATCAGATGGAGAACTTTCATGCATGGTAGAACCCTACCCATGTGAACAGCCGTTGCCCTGCTCGCACTTTGTTGAA GTCCCACACATAAACCAGCAAGATTCTTGGGATTGCGGCCTTGCCTGCGTTCTGATGGTCTTTCGGACCATTGGCATAGACAACTGCGATATTCAGACATTGGCACAGCTATGTGGCACAACTAG CATTTGGACTGTTGATCTAGCATTTTTATTACAGAAGTTCTCTATTAGTTTTTGCTACTACACAGTGACAGTTGGAGCAAACCCAAGTTATTCTGGGGAGAAATTTTACAAG GAGCAATTACCTAATGATCTGGAGCGGGTCAATAATCTATTTCAAAAAGCACTGGAAGGTGGAATGAGTATACAG CGCAGATCAATCAGTCGAGAAGAAATTTGTTTCTCAATTTTGTCCAGGAAATACATTGCCATTGTTTTGGTTGATCAGTATAAGTTGAG GTCTCGTCTGGACGATGTTTTTGTCTCAGACTTTTGTGGAAGCAACTCTGGTTACACAG gTCACTATGTTGTCATATGTGGGTATGACACTACCACGGATGAGTTTGAAATTAGAGATCCAGCCTGTTCAAG GAAAAATGAGAGGATCTCATCAACATGCTTAGAAGAAGCCCGCAAATCCTTTGGTACTGACGAGGATCTTCTCTTG ATATCTCTGAAGAAGAGCGGGAAGCAAAATCGCCCGGCAATACAACAGTGA
- the LOC137720661 gene encoding guanylyl cyclase 1-like isoform X1 has product MWPSYFLFNKIVKTEDKDVSDGELSCMVEPYPCEQPLPCSHFVEVPHINQQDSWDCGLACVLMVFRTIGIDNCDIQTLAQLCGTTSIWTVDLAFLLQKFSISFCYYTVTVGANPSYSGEKFYKEQLPNDLERVNNLFQKALEGGMSIQRRSISREEICFSILSRKYIAIVLVDQYKLSRSRLDDVFVSDFCGSNSGYTGHYVVICGYDTTTDEFEIRDPACSRKNERISSTCLEEARKSFGTDEDLLLISLKKSGKQNRPAIQQ; this is encoded by the exons ATGTGGCCTTCGTATTTTTTATTCAACAAGATTGTTAAGACAGAAGATAAAGATGTATCAGATGGAGAACTTTCATGCATGGTAGAACCCTACCCATGTGAACAGCCGTTGCCCTGCTCGCACTTTGTTGAA GTCCCACACATAAACCAGCAAGATTCTTGGGATTGCGGCCTTGCCTGCGTTCTGATGGTCTTTCGGACCATTGGCATAGACAACTGCGATATTCAGACATTGGCACAGCTATGTGGCACAACTAG CATTTGGACTGTTGATCTAGCATTTTTATTACAGAAGTTCTCTATTAGTTTTTGCTACTACACAGTGACAGTTGGAGCAAACCCAAGTTATTCTGGGGAGAAATTTTACAAG GAGCAATTACCTAATGATCTGGAGCGGGTCAATAATCTATTTCAAAAAGCACTGGAAGGTGGAATGAGTATACAG CGCAGATCAATCAGTCGAGAAGAAATTTGTTTCTCAATTTTGTCCAGGAAATACATTGCCATTGTTTTGGTTGATCAGTATAAGTTGAG TAGGTCTCGTCTGGACGATGTTTTTGTCTCAGACTTTTGTGGAAGCAACTCTGGTTACACAG gTCACTATGTTGTCATATGTGGGTATGACACTACCACGGATGAGTTTGAAATTAGAGATCCAGCCTGTTCAAG GAAAAATGAGAGGATCTCATCAACATGCTTAGAAGAAGCCCGCAAATCCTTTGGTACTGACGAGGATCTTCTCTTG ATATCTCTGAAGAAGAGCGGGAAGCAAAATCGCCCGGCAATACAACAGTGA
- the LOC137720661 gene encoding guanylyl cyclase 1-like isoform X3: protein MWPSYFLFNKIVKTEDKDVSDGELSCMVEPYPCEQPLPCSHFVEVPHINQQDSWDCGLACVLMVFRTIGIDNCDIQTLAQLCGTTSIWTVDLAFLLQKFSISFCYYTVTVGANPSYSGEKFYKEQLPNDLERVNNLFQKALEGGMSIQRRSISREEICFSILSRKYIAIVLVDQYKLSRSRLDDVFVSDFCGSNSGYTGHYVVICGYDTTTDEFEIRDPACSSKRRIC, encoded by the exons ATGTGGCCTTCGTATTTTTTATTCAACAAGATTGTTAAGACAGAAGATAAAGATGTATCAGATGGAGAACTTTCATGCATGGTAGAACCCTACCCATGTGAACAGCCGTTGCCCTGCTCGCACTTTGTTGAA GTCCCACACATAAACCAGCAAGATTCTTGGGATTGCGGCCTTGCCTGCGTTCTGATGGTCTTTCGGACCATTGGCATAGACAACTGCGATATTCAGACATTGGCACAGCTATGTGGCACAACTAG CATTTGGACTGTTGATCTAGCATTTTTATTACAGAAGTTCTCTATTAGTTTTTGCTACTACACAGTGACAGTTGGAGCAAACCCAAGTTATTCTGGGGAGAAATTTTACAAG GAGCAATTACCTAATGATCTGGAGCGGGTCAATAATCTATTTCAAAAAGCACTGGAAGGTGGAATGAGTATACAG CGCAGATCAATCAGTCGAGAAGAAATTTGTTTCTCAATTTTGTCCAGGAAATACATTGCCATTGTTTTGGTTGATCAGTATAAGTTGAG TAGGTCTCGTCTGGACGATGTTTTTGTCTCAGACTTTTGTGGAAGCAACTCTGGTTACACAG gTCACTATGTTGTCATATGTGGGTATGACACTACCACGGATGAGTTTGAAATTAGAGATCCAGCCTGTTCAAG TAAACGCAGGATATGTTAG
- the LOC137720560 gene encoding rop guanine nucleotide exchange factor 7-like: MLADLPCFPCAAAAQAFSEVQKMESLTRKRENLQKKRTGSVKSSADNGGGGSESLTDSSGGDSRETSSTSRSSSETSGEELKRKGPSSPPLLGWPIRKAELCKNSAADLEEAERKSPVDECKYKDLASKVAEMDMMRERFSKLLLGEDMSGCGKGVCTAMAISNAITNLCATIFGQLWRLEPLPAERKSMWKREMEWLICVSDHIVELIPSWQTFPDGKKLEVMTCRPRSDLFMNLPALRKLDNMLLEILDSFTNTEFWYVDQGVIAPEADGSASFRKTVQRQEEKWWLPVPRVAADGLSENSRKQLHHTRECTNQILKAAMAINSITLTEMEVPESYMETLPKNGKACLGDIIYRYITSDKFSPEILLDCLDLSSEHVALEIANRVEASIFVWRRRTHSKPPPYPNRSSAKSSWEMVKDLVIDVEKRELLAERAESLLLSLKQRFPCLTQTILDTSKIQCNKDVGKSILESYSRVLESLAFNIVARIDDLLYVDDLAKQTDKLSSVTAVSVISRKKVPVSYPVPPSSTPRKRASAIGNLSPAPLISPARGERTPFLHTNTNKDKPPRHGFGVRRVLTNYLGGETKARICSDTMEGSVSIPNLHGTETSDHLMDSSSHQNGRKSY; encoded by the exons ATGCTGGCCGATTTACCTTGCTTTCCTTGTGCAGCAGCAGCTCAAGCGTTTTCAGAAGTTCAAAAGATGGAGTCTTTAACgagaaaaagggagaatttgCAGAAGAAAAGAACTGGATCCGTCAAGTCTTCAGCTGACAATGGCGGTGGAGGAAGCGAGTCTCTCACCGATTCGAGCGGCGGTGACTCGAGAGAGACTAGCAGTACGAGCCGATCGAGCTCCGAGACTTCCGGTGAGGAACTGAAGAGAAAAGGGCCGTCTTCGCCGCCGCTGCTGGGCTGGCCGATCAGGAAAGCTGAGCTGTGTAAAAACTCGGCTGCTGATTTGGAGGAAGCTGAACGAAAATCCCCTGTTGATGAATGTAAATACAAGGATTTGGCTTCCAAAGTTGCAG AAATGGATAtgatgagagagagattttCAAAGTTGTTGCTTGGAGAAGACATGTCAGGTTGTGGCAAAGGCGTTTGCACAGCGATGGCAATTTCGAATGCCATTACCAATCTCTGTG CTACCATTTTTGGGCAACTATGGAGACTGGAACCCTTGCCTGCTGAAAGGAAATCAATGTGGAAAAGAGAGATGGAGTGGCTCATTTGCGTTAGCGATCACATAGTCGAATTGATACCCTCTTGGCAAACATTTCCTGATGGGAAAAAGCTTGAG GTCATGACTTGCAGGCCCCGGTCAGATCTGTTTATGAATCTTCCAGCGCTGCGTAAGCTAGACAATATGCTTCTT GAAATATTAGATAGCTTCACCAATACGGAGTTCTGGTATGTTGATCAAGGAGTTATAGCCCCGGAAGCAGATGGCTCAGCCTCTTTTCGCAAAACAGTCCAGCGGCAAGAGGAGAAGTGGTGGCTACCTGTACCTCGCGTGGCAGCTGATGGTCTAAGTGAAAATTCAAGAAAGCAGTTGCATCACACGCGGGAATGCACAAATCAAATACTAAAAGCTGCAATGGCTATCAACAGCATTACTCTTACAGAAATGGAAGTTCCAGAGTCATACATGGAAACTCTTCCCAAG AATGGAAAGGCCTGTCTTGGGGACATAATTTACCGATATATTACATCAGACAAATTCTCCCCAGAGATTTTGCTCGACTGCCTTGACCTGTCCAGCGAACATGTTGCTCTAGAGATTGCAAACCGTGTTGAAGCATCAATATTTGTCTGGCGTAGAAGAACTCACTCAAAGCCCCCACCTTATCCAAACCGCTCCTCCGCAAAGTCATCTTGGGAGATGGTCAAGGACCTAGTAATCGATGTGGAAAAGCGAGAATTACTGGCAGAAAGAGCTGAAAGCCTCCTGCTTTCTTTGAAGCAGCGGTTTCCTTGTCTTACTCAAACTATCTTGGACACGAGCAAGATTCAGTGCAATAAG GATGTTGGAAAGTCCATTCTTGAAAGCTATTCAAGAGTTTTGGAGAGCCTGGCATTTAACATTGTGGCTCGTATTGATGATTTACTATATGTGGACGACTTGGCAAAACAGACAGATAAACTGTCATCAGTAACCGCGGTCAGTGTAATTTCTCGCAAGAAGGTCCCGGTTTCATATCCAGTGCCTCCCTCAAGCACTCCTCGCAAAAGAGCTTCTGCCATAGGCAACTTATCACCTGCACCTTTAATTAGCCCTGCAAGGGGAGAAAGGACTCCCTTTCTCCACACCAATACCAACAAGGACAAGCCTCCCCGCCACGGCTTTGGAGTGAGGAGAGTCTTGACAAATTACCTTGGTGGTGAAACAAAAGCAAGAATCTGCAGCGACACAATGGAAGGGTCGGTTTCGATACCAAACTTACACGGCACAGAGACTTCGGATCATCTTATGGACTCCTCGTCCCACCAAAATGGGAGAAAATCATACTAA
- the LOC137720561 gene encoding uncharacterized protein encodes MPGGTAIHLTALDGIVNVNSLFTLAVFVGLTWNPSDPENTLIENDDPAACRPGSSVAEDLVSFHVYSFSSFLFSSLVALGLKQAIRITRSPSYHRPAEILVRVNSTLLRIGMLVSGVGSAAGCVFLMLALVNVVQIKLGTLACGSFNTLAAVVPLVILVPVALLIYVCTVLYAFTR; translated from the coding sequence ATGCCCGGCGGCACCGCCATCCACCTGACGGCCCTCGACGGCATCGTCAACGTCAACTCCCTCTTCACCTTGGCCGTCTTCGTCGGCCTCACCTGGAACCCCTCCGACCCGGAAAACACCCTCATCGAGAACGACGACCCAGCGGCCTGCCGCCCCGGTTCCTCCGTCGCCGAGGATCTCGTCTCCTTCCACGTCTACTCCTTCAGCTCCTTCCTCTTCTCCAGCCTCGTCGCCCTCGGCCTCAAGCAGGCCATCCGGATCACCCGCAGCCCGTCCTACCACCGGCCCGCCGAGATTCTCGTCCGGGTCAACAGCACCCTCCTCCGGATCGGGATGCTCGTCTCGGGTGTCGGTTCGGCGGCCGGTTGCGTGTTCCTGATGCTGGCTCTCGTTAACGTGGTGCAGATCAAGCTCGGGACTTTGGCCTGCGGCAGCTTCAACACTCTCGCCGCCGTCGTCCCGCTCGTCATCCTCGTCCCCGTCGCGCTGCTCATCTATGTTTGCACCGTTTTGTACGCTTTTACGCGCTAA
- the LOC137720563 gene encoding uncharacterized protein, protein MEGGAILRKFWCLVVALFVISGKNWGLIEGVDGAAGGECGEMDPDVLVYKLASCAASAQDKNVAVPNKCCAVVSKVRANCLCSILLSKEAKSLGIRPDVAATIPKRCKVARRTRGYKCGAFVVPA, encoded by the exons ATGGAAGGAGGTGCGATATTGAGGAAGTTCTGGTGCTTGGTGGTGGCTTTGTTTGTAATTTCAGGCAAGAATTGGGGATTAATTGAAGGGGTTGATGGGGCTGCCGGCGGTGAATGTGGGGAGATGGACCCGGACGTTCTGGTGTACAAGCTAGCATCGTGTGCGGCGTCTGCACAGGACAAGAACGTGGCGGTTCCTAACAAGTGCTGTGCTGTGGTTAGCAAGGTACGCGCAAACTGCCTTTGCTCCATCTTACTTTCGAAAGAAGCCAAGAGCCTTGGAATCAGGCCTGATGTTGCAGCCACCATTCCTAAACGTTGCAAAGTTGCCAGACGTACTAGGGGCTACAAGTGCGGAG CTTTTGTCGTGCCAGCATGA